A DNA window from Callospermophilus lateralis isolate mCalLat2 chromosome X, mCalLat2.hap1, whole genome shotgun sequence contains the following coding sequences:
- the Zcchc12 gene encoding zinc finger CCHC domain-containing protein 12, translating into MASIIARVGSRRQNAPLPPWAHSMLRSLGRSLGPLMASMADRNMKFFSGRAVPAQGEETFENWLTQVNGVLPDWNMSEEEKLKRLMKTLRGPAREVMRLLQAANPNLSVADFLRAMKLVFGESESSVTAHGNFFNTLQAQGEKASLYVIRLEVQLQNAIQAGILAEKDANQTRLHQLLIGAELNRNLRFRLQGLLRMYANEQEQLPNFLELIRMIREEEDWDDSFIKRKRPKRSESVVEGADSPGAFQGSLPVAIGSEDCNVIEIDDTLDDSDEDVILVESGDPPLSSSGAPPFRGRARSQDQVLVIDPPSNFGTEAPSTSSGSGHKINGPRDMRRARKRKHTTRCSFCGEEGHSKETCDNESNKTQVFENLIITLQELTHTEEEGSREAPGESSDSSEPQ; encoded by the coding sequence ATGGCTAGTATTATTGCACGTGTGGGTAGCCGTCGGCAGAATGCGCCGTTGCCGCCTTGGGCCCATTCCATGCTGAGGTCCCTGGGCAGGAGTCTTGGGCCTTTGATGGCCAGCATGGCAGACAGAAATATGAAGTTTTTCTCGGGGAGGGCGGTGCCAGCACAGGGGGAAGAAACCTTTGAAAACTGGCTGACCCAAGTCAATGGGGTCCTGCCAGACTGGAATATGTCTGAGGAGGAAAAGCTGAAGCGCTTGATGAAAACCCTTAGGGGCCCTGCTCGAGAGGTCATGCGTTTGCTCCAAGCTGCCAACCCCAACCTAAGTGTGGCAGATTTTTTGCGAGCAATGAAACTGGTGTTTGGGGAATCTGAGAGCAGTGTGACCGCGCATGGTAATTTTTTTAACACCTTGCAGGCCCAAGGGGAGAAAGCCTCCCTTTACGTGATCCGTTTGGAGGTGCAGCTCCAGAATGCTATTCAGGCAGGCATCTTAGCTGAGAAGGATGCCAACCAGACTCGCCTGCACCAGCTCCTCATAGGAGCTGAGCTGAATAGAAATCTGCGCTTCAGGCTTCAGGGTCTTCTCAGGATGTATGCAAATGAGCAGGAGCAGCTTCCCAATTTCCTGGAGTTAATCAGGATGATAAGGGAGGAAGAGGATTGGGATGACTCTTTTATTAAACGGAAGCGGCCCAAGAGATCTGAGTCAGTGGTGGAGGGGGCAGACAGCCCCGGAGCATTTCAGGGCTCCCTGCCTGTAGCAATTGGCAGTGAGGACTGCAATGTGATAGAAATAGATGATACCCTTGATGACTCAGATGAGGATGTGATCCTAGTGGAGTCTGGGGACCCTCCACTGTCATCCTCAGGTGCTCCTCCCTTCAGGGGCAGGGCCAGATCTCAGGACCAAGTGTTGGTCATTGATCCCCCCAGTAATTTTGGAACCGAGGCTCCTTCCACCAGCAGTGGTTCTGGACATAAGATTAATGGTCCTAGGGATATGCGCAGAGCCAGGAAGCGAAAACACACAACTCGCTGTTCCTTTTGTGGGGAGGAAGGACACTCAAAAGAAACCTGTGATAATGAGAGCAACAAGACCCAGGTTTTTGAGAATCTGATCATCACCCTGCAGGAGTTGACACATACAGAGGAGGAGGGGTCAAGAGAGGCCCCTGGTGAATCCAGTGATTCCTCTGAGCCACAGTAA